In the genome of Ensifer adhaerens, one region contains:
- a CDS encoding Cys-tRNA(Pro) deacylase, prolyl-tRNA editing enzyme YbaK/EbsC, with protein sequence MSIQTVKDFFASHAPDISVIELETSTATVALAAEAHGVEPGQIAKTLAFRTDDGVILIVARGDARIDNKKFKAIFGGKPRMLPLEEVEVETSHPVGGVCPFGLPRTIPVYCDVSLRAYAVVVPAAGAINAAVRIAPERIVELTLARWIDVCQDPPVAAAGSEA encoded by the coding sequence ATGAGCATTCAGACCGTCAAAGACTTCTTCGCGTCCCACGCACCCGACATTTCCGTTATCGAACTCGAAACCAGCACGGCCACCGTGGCGCTGGCGGCTGAAGCCCATGGCGTGGAACCGGGACAGATTGCCAAGACGCTTGCGTTCCGCACTGATGACGGCGTCATCCTGATCGTGGCGCGCGGCGACGCCCGCATCGACAACAAGAAATTCAAGGCGATCTTCGGCGGCAAGCCGCGGATGCTTCCGCTGGAGGAGGTGGAGGTCGAGACATCGCACCCGGTCGGCGGCGTCTGCCCATTCGGTTTGCCGCGCACCATTCCCGTCTATTGCGACGTGTCGCTCAGAGCCTATGCGGTGGTCGTGCCCGCGGCAGGAGCGATCAACGCCGCCGTGAGGATTGCACCGGAACGGATCGTCGAACTGACGTTGGCGAGATGGATCGATGTCTGCCAGGATCCGCCGGTGGCCGCAGCGGGCTCAGAAGCCTGA
- a CDS encoding Sugar transferase involved in LPS biosynthesis (colanic, teichoic acid) (manually curated), with protein sequence MGISDWDFQMAVNDLDFVGQETAGQVERVQAVDVAGRRGRALRRVEEKSVQLGLKRGMDIVLSASALLVFLPLLVIIAIAIRMTSPGPALFSQLRWGKGCGKIRVYKFRTMYSDLSDQSGVAQTCVGDHRITPLGAVLRKTNLDELPQLLNVLKGDMSLVGPRPHAIGMMAAGMLYEELVPDYHKRHRVQPGITGLAQMRGLRGPTVLASKARARAAADLHYVENYSLLLDIRILYGTLRSEVFGGSGF encoded by the coding sequence TTGGGCATTTCAGACTGGGATTTTCAGATGGCGGTCAACGACCTGGATTTTGTTGGTCAAGAAACAGCAGGGCAAGTCGAGAGGGTGCAGGCGGTCGACGTCGCGGGGCGACGGGGTCGAGCGCTTCGTCGTGTCGAGGAAAAATCCGTGCAGCTGGGGCTCAAGCGCGGGATGGATATCGTCTTGTCGGCCTCCGCCTTGCTTGTCTTCCTTCCGCTGCTGGTGATCATCGCAATCGCCATCCGCATGACGAGTCCGGGTCCGGCCCTGTTTTCGCAGCTTCGCTGGGGAAAGGGCTGCGGGAAGATCAGGGTCTACAAGTTCCGGACGATGTATTCGGATCTCTCGGACCAGTCTGGTGTGGCTCAGACCTGCGTCGGTGACCACCGCATTACCCCCTTGGGGGCCGTCCTGCGAAAAACCAATCTGGATGAGCTTCCGCAACTTCTCAATGTGCTCAAGGGCGATATGTCGCTGGTGGGGCCTCGACCGCATGCCATTGGCATGATGGCTGCCGGCATGCTCTATGAAGAGCTGGTGCCCGACTATCACAAGCGCCATAGGGTGCAGCCCGGCATCACCGGTCTTGCGCAGATGCGTGGGCTTCGCGGGCCGACTGTTCTTGCCAGCAAGGCACGCGCCCGCGCCGCAGCCGATCTGCATTATGTCGAGAACTATTCGCTGCTGCTGGATATCCGCATCCTTTACGGAACGCTGCGCAGCGAGGTTTTCGGTGGCTCAGGCTTCTGA